A single window of Rhizophagus irregularis chromosome 32, complete sequence DNA harbors:
- a CDS encoding Prohibitin-1 subunit of the prohibitin complex (Phb1p-Phb2p): MAFLEKIAKLAIPIGAAASLLQYSIYDVQGGFRAVIFDRIQGVKERPIGEGTHFLFPWLQRAILYDIRTKPRNISTTTGSKDMQTVSLTLRVLHRPDVDKLSEIYKSLGMDYDERVLPSIGNEVLKSVVAQFDASELITQREVVSSKIREDLVKRSKEFNIELEDVSITHMTFGNEFTNAVEQKQIAQQEAERAKFVVEKAEQEKQAAIIRAEGEAEAAERISKALDKAGEGLVLLRRIEASKEIAATLSGSRAVTYLPGTHSGGSNLLLNLGV, translated from the exons atGGCTTTTCTTGAAAAGATTGCTAAACTTGCCATTCCAATTGGTGCAGCTGCTAGCTTGCTCCAATATAGTATATATgatg TTCAGGGAGGATTTCGTGCTGTGATTTTTGACCGTATTCAAGGAGTTAAAGAAAGACCAATTGGTGAGGGTACACATTTTCTCTTTCCCTGGTTACAACGTGCTATTCTATATGATATTCGTACGAAACCTCGCAATATATCTACAACAACCGGATCAAAAGATATGCAGACGGTCAGCTTGACTTTACGTGTTTTACATAGACCTGATGTTGACAAATTATCCGAAATTTACAAATCGTTGGGTATGGATTACGATGAAAGAGTATTGCCTTCTATTGGTAATGAAGTTTTGAAATCTGTTGTTGCTCAATTTGATGCTAGCGAATTGATCACACAGCGTGAAGtg gtctccTCAAAAATACGCGAGGACCTTGTAAAACGATCCAAAGAATTCAATATTGAATTGGAAGATGTTTCTATT ACACATATGACTTTTGGTAATGAATTCACAAATGCCGTTGAACAAAAGCAAATTGCTCAACAAGAAGCCGAAAGAGCCAAATTCGTTGTAGAAAAG GCTGAACAAGAAAAACAAGCAGCAATTATTCGTGCAGAAGGTGAAGCTGAAGCTGCAGAAAGAATTTCCAAGGCTCTTGATAAAGCTGGTGAAGGTTTAGTTTTATTACGTCGTATTGAAGCTTCTAAAGAAATCGCTGCAACCTTGTCTGGTTCACGTGCCGTAACATATTTACCTGGCACTCATTCTGGAGGATCTAATTTACTGTTAAATTTAggtgtataa
- a CDS encoding U4/U6-U5 snRNP complex subunit lsm6: MQNQQEKTPTEFLNNVIGRPVLVKLNSGVDYRGILSCLDGYMNIALEQTEEWVNGQLKNKYGDAFIRGNNVLYISADKSR, from the exons ATGCAGAACCAACAAGAAAAAACACCAACAGAATTCTTAAATAATGTCATTGGTAGGCCTGTACTTGTTAAGTTGAATTCAGGTGTTGACTATCgag gaatTCTATCTTGCTTGGATGGTTATATGAATATTGCTCTTGAACAAACTGAGGAATGGGTTAATGGTCAACTTAAAAACAAGTATGGTGATGCATTCATACGCGGAAATAAtg ttttgtaCATCAGTGCTGATAAATCTAGATAA